A single Bacteroidia bacterium DNA region contains:
- a CDS encoding phytanoyl-CoA dioxygenase family protein, translating into MSLLAFSYFCPSNPTDPLKAIPVLVHDNHQQVLDQQGFVSFPFLQSPEIKALLNAKQELDVKDTNTYKISQTLDYSLDFNAAVQNVIYQTVNERIRQHFKDFRLISARFVVKRPSSETFIPPHQDRLATDEEEGEFPTYTIWIPLKEVDLSNGTLGLLPKSHLSYTEYPAPYPDPRIPRFCDSTIFDLFPYQEYLNFQAGEAVVFNVRTFHGSLPNFSNTERLAVKLEICHQDATLVNFYMKPGTGNRIMLKMKVDEDFFARYPNERLLEMYDRNEVPPYEVLEELPYRLMDADIPEFVKQTTELEEKIKPIFLNRVDWMVKNKSYISEWKYNLIRLLPF; encoded by the coding sequence TTGTCATTGCTAGCTTTTAGCTACTTTTGCCCTTCAAACCCAACTGACCCTTTGAAAGCTATTCCGGTTCTTGTCCATGATAACCACCAACAAGTACTTGACCAACAAGGTTTTGTGTCATTTCCATTTCTGCAGTCGCCTGAAATAAAGGCTTTGCTGAATGCCAAGCAAGAATTGGATGTAAAAGATACCAATACCTATAAAATTTCTCAAACCCTCGATTATTCCCTTGATTTTAATGCCGCGGTGCAAAATGTCATTTATCAGACAGTAAATGAAAGAATACGGCAGCATTTTAAGGATTTTCGACTTATTTCTGCCCGCTTTGTTGTAAAGCGACCATCTTCCGAAACGTTTATTCCTCCACATCAAGACAGGTTGGCAACTGACGAAGAAGAGGGTGAATTTCCAACCTATACCATCTGGATTCCCTTAAAAGAAGTTGATTTGAGCAATGGCACTTTGGGTTTGTTGCCAAAAAGTCATCTCAGTTACACGGAATATCCTGCACCTTATCCCGATCCGAGAATACCCAGGTTTTGTGATTCTACCATATTTGATTTGTTTCCATACCAGGAATACCTTAATTTTCAGGCAGGAGAAGCCGTCGTATTTAATGTTCGAACCTTTCATGGTTCCTTGCCTAATTTTTCCAACACGGAGCGCTTGGCAGTTAAGTTGGAAATTTGTCACCAGGATGCCACACTGGTTAATTTCTATATGAAACCGGGAACCGGAAACCGGATTATGCTGAAAATGAAGGTAGATGAAGACTTTTTTGCCAGGTATCCCAATGAAAGGCTTCTTGAAATGTATGACAGGAATGAAGTTCCACCCTATGAAGTACTGGAGGAATTGCCGTATCGGCTTATGGATGCAGATATTCCGGAATTTGTTAAACAGACCACCGAATTGGAGGAGAAAATCAAGCCTATTTTCTTAAATAGGGTAGATTGGATGGTTAAAAACAAATCGTATATTTCGGAATGGAAGTATAATTTAATTAGGTTATTGCCTTTTTAA
- a CDS encoding B12-binding domain-containing radical SAM protein, producing MKILLLNAPVLNVQEPWFDEPDFVRTSLAFLAGYLRQNSNFEIHCLDAKFERLSFEQLLERVVQLQPDLIGYSAFTNEIKPCAYVAAKVKQALPSVVNIIGGPHLTALPEVTLLEFPQFDVGVVGEGEQTFLELCRAIQEAQPLLSIPGLVINQLPKPVRTTDRERILDQDSIPIPAWDLFPPAKLYYIQTVRGCPFNCVFCMNHNGKVARKRSVELVIQEMEMLIKMGAEQLSFGDELFSVDMQRTHELLDQMIQHRIGERVKWDIQTHVAYVDDALFAKMKKAGIYKCEMGVEAGDENALKRMGKATNKDMIVKAFQLAHRHGIRTGSFLLIGQPNESISSIWKTIRLGIKINPNEPIIGTMVPYPGTEVSKMAVENREGYRLLSYDWDNYSKQINHSLAFNGLSIQTIRLFQIIGYTAIFLANVRIVDFIKFFFTYRVAALQLLQSVFRGTAKHKEKIPDDYHQFTSGNYLPKPEDLIQSRQRWKNKQSSEVKRTKLLLPELLVQQQSPVYIKEVTEEIVYGAE from the coding sequence GTGAAGATACTCCTCCTCAATGCCCCGGTTTTAAATGTGCAGGAACCCTGGTTCGATGAACCGGATTTTGTTCGCACTTCTCTGGCATTTTTGGCTGGTTATTTAAGACAAAATTCCAATTTTGAAATCCATTGCCTGGATGCGAAATTTGAACGTTTGTCATTTGAGCAACTACTCGAGCGAGTTGTTCAGCTTCAACCGGATTTGATAGGTTATTCTGCTTTCACCAATGAAATAAAACCTTGTGCTTATGTTGCAGCTAAGGTGAAGCAAGCTTTGCCATCTGTTGTTAACATTATAGGAGGTCCTCACCTTACTGCCTTACCCGAAGTTACCTTGTTGGAATTTCCTCAGTTCGATGTTGGCGTAGTTGGTGAAGGTGAACAAACTTTTTTGGAACTCTGCCGGGCTATTCAAGAGGCCCAACCCTTATTGTCAATTCCGGGATTGGTAATTAACCAACTACCTAAGCCCGTTCGCACTACCGATCGAGAACGTATTTTGGACCAGGATTCCATCCCTATTCCGGCTTGGGATTTATTTCCTCCGGCTAAACTGTATTATATCCAAACCGTACGTGGTTGTCCGTTCAATTGTGTTTTTTGTATGAATCACAATGGAAAAGTGGCCCGAAAACGCAGCGTAGAATTGGTGATTCAGGAAATGGAGATGCTGATAAAAATGGGTGCAGAGCAACTCTCTTTTGGCGATGAATTGTTTAGTGTAGATATGCAACGAACCCACGAATTGCTGGATCAGATGATTCAACATCGAATAGGTGAGAGGGTTAAGTGGGACATTCAAACGCATGTAGCTTATGTTGACGATGCCTTGTTCGCTAAAATGAAAAAGGCCGGAATTTATAAATGCGAAATGGGTGTTGAAGCAGGCGACGAAAATGCCCTAAAACGCATGGGAAAAGCTACCAACAAGGATATGATTGTGAAAGCCTTTCAACTGGCACACCGCCATGGTATCCGAACCGGCTCTTTTTTGCTCATTGGCCAACCCAACGAAAGCATTTCATCTATTTGGAAAACCATACGCCTGGGGATAAAAATTAATCCCAACGAACCCATCATTGGAACCATGGTACCTTACCCGGGAACGGAAGTGTCGAAAATGGCTGTTGAGAATCGGGAAGGTTATCGTTTATTGAGCTATGATTGGGATAACTATAGCAAGCAAATCAACCATTCTCTGGCTTTTAATGGCTTGTCAATTCAAACCATACGTTTGTTTCAAATCATTGGCTACACTGCCATTTTTCTGGCCAATGTTCGCATAGTCGATTTTATTAAGTTTTTCTTCACTTACCGGGTGGCAGCCTTGCAATTGCTTCAAAGTGTTTTCAGAGGCACCGCTAAACATAAGGAAAAAATTCCGGACGATTACCATCAGTTTACTTCAGGCAATTACCTTCCAA